The genome window attggTGATGTCCATGTTCATGCAAAAACTGCTTGGAAAACAGAGGAATTTTGATTGTTACACAGgctctttcttttatattttttaacgtcttattttttttttaacatcataCATGATCTCtcttatttagttattttcaaCCATGTCATATCGCACAGATAATATAGCAGATGATAACATAAGATTTATAAATTGCATTTCAGTTTTGTCCTTATCTAAACGTTTGATAAGATTAACTACCATAAATTTCAAATgcattttctatataaaaaaaatggctaAATAGAcctttacattaattaattgataagcTTGTCATTTTTACTTTTCCTTAAAGTTATTGTCACAGAAGCAATGCCtaggctatatatatatatatatataaggaatttttaaatttatttgtttgtaacACAAAAGCaagatttttattctttatttaaagGCCTGAAGTAATTTGTAAAGCGTTTATTCAATATATGCATTCTTAAGCTTTTAAATAAGAACAATATAACGTTAAggtaattaaattgtttaattaccatgatttcaattaatatttttagtagttttattattcattataattaaattattttatttaatactcgTTTTTAATTAACGTTAATATTCTAATCATGgtaatttaattactttaactaaaatcaaatatcatcatttatttttttaattatcataattttttgctataatttttaaaaaaattagagaaaaaatcattaaattaaaagtgatgaattgaattttaaagaaaaaaaatgaaaagtcatAATGAAATAgtacattataaaatttaacataatataaactattaatcataatttcaacttttttttatttttctcatattttatttaaatataataattaatcagaTCTTGAACCAActatttatatttcaaattagtaattaataatttaaaatttattttactatacATTATTGATATCTCAcacaaaattgttattatttttagttcataattgttatttcaaatttttacatattaaaaatttcaaatatttatagcattattcacaaatcaagttatattttaagttttattcatatcttaaaaaaatttgtttcataaaaatattttgttgaatctattttttataaacGAAAACTCTCCCTTTAGATTGATTGAAATATTTcacaataatttaattaatatgttttataacacgtaattattttttatttctctcatttattatattttaaaaaccatAGTCTATTAGATATATAACCAGCtatatataatgaataataattattaataattaaaaaaatttatactttataatctataattaaaataaataaaaaagaatttaattataaattttctaatataaattttaaaaaatatttattatttaaaatatattataataatggcTATGTTCATAAATAATGTTTATCTATGTATGACACAGGTCATACACTctaatgtgtgtgtgtatatatatatataaccagcTGGATGTTAGCATCCTATTATATGGATTTGTTTATAAATGGTCCAATCCACAACCCTCCTATGAGTACCATAGATTTAAGTACATTTGATATTATACCCAGTCTTtctcaaactattttttttttttgttttttttcttctttcaattaagtttgattcaacTATGTCGTCAAACTTAAGGACAAGGAAGGATCGAAGAAAGATTGAGATGAAGATGACAAACAAAAGCAACCTTCAAGTGCCCTTCTCGAAGCGACGTAGTGGGGTATTAAAAAAAGCTAGTGAGCTTTGCACCCTTTGTGGTGCTGAGGTTTGTCTTATCATCTTCTCACCAAGTGAAAAGGTCTTCTCTATTGGTCATCCCAATGTTGACACAGTGGTGCACCGCTACCTTATAGAGGCTGCCACCACACGACACACAGTTCATGGGAGTGAACCTGCATGAACTCAACGCGCAACTCACCAAGTTCACCACCCAACTTGAAACTGAGAAGAAACGTGCTAGTGAGTTGAAACGATTGCATCAGGTCGTTCAAATTCAATGGTGGTGGGCAGCTCCTGTTAATGAGATGAGCATTTCGCAATTGAACGAGTGTAAGGGGGCATTACAACAGATGAAGATGAACACCACTCGCAAATCTGAAATGATTCTCATTCATACTGCTATCAATTACCCAACTTTATTTTTTCGCAAACAATAGCTCTTCTAACCTTGCGCCACCGATGAATAACCATGGATTAGGAGAGATTATGAATCAAATGAATCACCGTGACTTTACCAACAAGAGAGGTCATGGTTCCAAGGGGGATGATGAAATGTTGGATAAGAACTCGACCCCCAAGGGGGGTGATGTCATATGATTACAAAATTGTTAAGGTTCTATGGAGGAAAAATAGCATACTACCATTACTATAATGAAACTCATTCCGCAAGAAAATCCACTAGTGCCATCttcatttttcccttttttaccaACTATTCACCCACTGGAAGCATTAGGATCACATTAACGCCCCCATTTACAAATTATTCATTCACCCACGAAATTGTTCATCATAAATACTCGCCCTTTGAACGACATTGGGCATCCTAGGCAAAAGCAGCGTGCTGTCCATGATCTTGAAGCCATTCAGAAGGCCACCAATCTGGTCTACTAGCGACAACCTTCACATCCTCTTGTCCCTGAACGGACAAGGCACTCGACCCCTTTAAAGCTTCTTCCTCTAGTCGCAAGAGCCCCAGCCCACGACATCCTAGGGCAGTAGTCACTGTACCAGCTTGTTTGCCAGATGCAGTGTTCATTACTTCTGAGCCTGGAATGACTTTGTTTACCAACTCTGGAATGGCAGAAAAGGAATGGCTAAGAGTACatcattatataatatatcaatacTAAAGAAGCCATATACTCCTTGTAGCATTACCTTTCCCATCGTTATCTAGAAACCTTAGAGGAACTATCCGCTTACGAATCACCCCCCTGTGATGTGTACGAGCTATGAGTTCTTGGCCGACATAGCAACCTTTGTCAAAGCTAATTGCATTAAGGCCTGCAAGATTATACTCAAGCGGTACTGCCTCACCTGGACATGATCGATTAATCAAGATATTTGAGACACAGAACTTATCAAAAGAATTCTACTGAGGATGAGTTTTtacaaggaaacaaacacacacctTTTGGAATCTCAGTTGATCCTTCTGCTACTCCCTTCTCTATTCTCCACAGAAGGAAATTCTGTTCATCAGTCTCTTTGTCCACCTCAATTAGAGGTGCTGAAACAGGTAGAGATGTGGGGGACTCCTTTAGACTAAAGTCTAGAGATTTGTcacaataatataaaagattGCATGATAAATAGACAAAATTTATTAGCAGCAAAGGCTAACTAACGAGTTATATTCGACGGGAAGATCCCTCTGAAACCAAGACAGACCAATCTGGGATCCTTAAACCATTGCCACCCTTGATCACTCCCTTGAGAGGATGACATTGCAGTACGATCCACACCAGCACCCCAGCCTACAGAGGCTGCTTCTGGTTCTTCTACTTGTGAGGTCTTCTCAAGAAGGCCAGCACCATAACGCTGCCAGCACGAGAAATCACTTGAGACATCATCAATCTCAACCTTTGACCTCAACCGGTATCTGCAGCACTAAAATGTTAAGGTCTCTGCTCAGAAATAAGAACCAATAAAACAATGAGAGTAGGAAGAAGATCAACtgcaattaaaaagcacaatcAAAGTATGAACTAGCTTGCTCTGATCACATCTAAAACAAGATGCCTAGGCAAGCCAAATGATCTACTTTGTGCACGCTAATGGTTAGTTTATCAGACTTTAACATGCATACGCAGAGTTAACAAAACTATGGTTAGAGAGACAAATAGATACTCCTGGTGCGAGGGAAATCTTTGGTCCTTGATAGTTGATAGGCACTCGGTAATAAAAAGGGTCTTTGTAAGAGGCAAACATAGACAAGTAGAGACGGGAATTAGTGGATAACAGGTCCCTATAAAAGAGGGACAAAACAGTTGAGAGGATGC of Glycine soja cultivar W05 chromosome 1, ASM419377v2, whole genome shotgun sequence contains these proteins:
- the LOC114423972 gene encoding putative transferase At4g12130, mitochondrial, which encodes MNRVALPKSIAQRFRGIHHSPRNQWCNNNRCETQVQSAGPVASLLKSRSVIRFRGPDTLKFLQGLLTNDVRRLGEPVGDRTENLPTPNVPATSFPPIYAALLTPQGRFLYDLFLYKPPTCDTKLDDTGTGPDSQPHEPFHLFADVDSSVLDELLQTLNKYRLRSKVEIDDVSSDFSCWQRYGAGLLEKTSQVEEPEAASVGWGAGVDRTAMSSSQGSDQGWQWFKDPRLVCLGFRGIFPSNITPPLIEVDKETDEQNFLLWRIEKGVAEGSTEIPKGEAVPLEYNLAGLNAISFDKGCYVGQELIARTHHRGVIRKRIVPLRFLDNDGKELVNKVIPGSEVMNTASGKQAGTVTTALGCRGLGLLRLEEEALKGSSALSVQGQEDVKVVASRPDWWPSEWLQDHGQHAAFA